From Schistocerca cancellata isolate TAMUIC-IGC-003103 chromosome 6, iqSchCanc2.1, whole genome shotgun sequence, a single genomic window includes:
- the LOC126190650 gene encoding ejaculatory bulb-specific protein 3-like, with product MKAALVLVSALAVIVVAAAEEKYTTKYDNVNLDEILANDRLLNKYAQCLLENDETNCTADGKELKSVIPDALSNECAKCNEKQKEGTKKVLKHLINHKPDIWAQLKAKYDPEGTYSKKYEDKEKELHE from the exons ATGAAGGCCGCCCTGGTGCTCGTCTCGGCGTTAGCCGTCATTGTGGTCGCCGCCGCGGAGGAGAAGTACACCACCAAGTACGACAACGTCAACCTGGACGAGATCCTCGCCAACGACCGCCTGCTCAACAAGTACGCCCAGTGCCTGCTGGAGAACGACGAAACCAATTGTACCGCCGACGGCAAGGAGCTCAAGA GTGTCATTCCTGACGCGCTGAGCAACGAGTGCGCCAAGTGCAACGAGAAGCAGAAGGAGGGCACCAAGAAGGTGCTGAAGCACCTCATCAACCACAAGCCCGACATTTGGGCGCAGCTCAAAGCCAAGTACGACCCTGAAGGCACCTACAGCAAGAAGTACGAGGACAAGGAGAAGGAGCTCCACGAATAA